DNA from Cyanobacteria bacterium QS_8_64_29:
GCTGCACCCGCTCGCCGACGGCAAACTCGGGCTCGGAATCGGGCATGGCGGCTTAGGGGACTTGCCAAATGCGGTCGTGGTAGGGCGCGCTCCCCGCATCGCCGTGGTGATGACTGTCACCGTGATGGTGGCCATTGTCGTGATGGTGGTGATGGTCGCCCTCGCCGGCGGCTGCCAAGCGGAACTTGCAGGTTTCGCAGTTCATCTGCACCTGCCCTTGCTGGGTCTCGAGTTCCCGCTCGCGCAGCAGCTGCAGCAGCTGCGGTTGCACCCCCATCTCGGGCAGGCAATTTACGGCAATGTGGGGAAACTGGTTTTGCTCGCGAGCAGCGGCAGCGAAGATCTTTTCCATCAAGACGCCGGCGAACAGAAAGTGCGGTAGGACCACAATGCGCTGCGGTTGCAGCAGCCGGGCGCGCTCGAAGCCCTGCTCCAAGCGCGGGTAGGTAATGCCAATAAAGCAAGTCTCGACGGCCTTGTAGCTGCTGCCTTCCCACAGCATGCGGGCCAGCTTGCAGGCCTCGCCGTTGGCGTCGGGATCGCTGGAGCCGCGACCCACAAACAGCAAGACCGTCTCGGCGCGCGGGATGCCGTTGGGATTGTGCTCGGGGTCATCCAGCGCTGCCAGGCGCTGGCGCCACAGCTCCAGCAGACCAGGCGCGATGCCCAAATGCCGACCGTAGTGGAACGCGAGCTGCGGATGGCGCTGCTTGGCCCGATCCAGCTCGTTGGTAATGTCGAATTTGTTGTGGCGCGCTGCAAACAACAGCAGTGGCAGCACCGAGATCTCGGTATGGCCCTGCTCGACGCAGTGATCGATGCCCTGTTGGATGCTGGGCTCGCACAGTTCTAGAAAGCAAGGAACGACCGAACGCGAGCGATCCAGCGTCTGGTAGTGCTCGACCAAATCAATAAAGGCCTGGCGGCCGCGCTCGTCGCGCGTTCCGTGGCCGACGATAAGCAGCGGCCGCTCGAGCGGCAGGGGTGGTAGCGTCAGGGCGCGATCACGCTCGGTAGATGAGTGAACGGCAGTCATGCGCGGATCCGATCTCCTAGGTGGCAACAGGGGCGCGACAGGCGCCGCGCAGCAGGCAGCCCCACAAGGGGACTGCCCGAGCGCTCATGCTACCCCAGCCGGCAGGCGGCCCCA
Protein-coding regions in this window:
- a CDS encoding sirohydrochlorin chelatase yields the protein MTAVHSSTERDRALTLPPLPLERPLLIVGHGTRDERGRQAFIDLVEHYQTLDRSRSVVPCFLELCEPSIQQGIDHCVEQGHTEISVLPLLLFAARHNKFDITNELDRAKQRHPQLAFHYGRHLGIAPGLLELWRQRLAALDDPEHNPNGIPRAETVLLFVGRGSSDPDANGEACKLARMLWEGSSYKAVETCFIGITYPRLEQGFERARLLQPQRIVVLPHFLFAGVLMEKIFAAAAREQNQFPHIAVNCLPEMGVQPQLLQLLRERELETQQGQVQMNCETCKFRLAAAGEGDHHHHHDNGHHHGDSHHHGDAGSAPYHDRIWQVP